In Geotalea uraniireducens, one genomic interval encodes:
- a CDS encoding GTPase-activating protein: MFLLPKGNPLYENIAVTKIKLPEMFEKLKGSTFTGYLHFTFPAAFSVFFFEDGKLISTMLEQDDKSQSGFEAIAGVCNLIFGEGGSLSVYKTSRDLTMCLHAMLHGDVLYKGQELKLIDIKGLLEKLKAQRLNGCLRIYTEDRTALIFYKEGAPLGFFHDGSTDIETSASESQKIAGLPGAKIDVLSTKSADELMHYDLLEMVNVAKLWESTASRFASEREKIRKEAQAVDKQQAESVLNELEDDLKEVAMAYVGKMGATLIEKELNDRGGRKALLDAASTTAFLAGVEKGAKLLTSISKTKEMLETMKNEIADRIKSL; encoded by the coding sequence ATGTTCCTTCTTCCCAAGGGCAATCCACTGTATGAAAATATTGCCGTCACCAAAATAAAGCTCCCGGAAATGTTTGAAAAACTGAAAGGGAGCACGTTCACCGGATATTTGCATTTTACCTTTCCCGCAGCTTTTTCGGTCTTTTTCTTTGAGGACGGTAAACTCATCAGTACGATGCTTGAACAGGACGACAAATCCCAGTCTGGATTTGAAGCGATTGCCGGCGTCTGCAATCTTATTTTTGGTGAAGGCGGCAGCCTCAGTGTTTATAAAACATCACGTGACCTAACCATGTGTTTGCATGCGATGCTGCACGGTGATGTCCTGTACAAAGGGCAGGAACTGAAATTGATTGATATCAAGGGCCTGCTCGAAAAACTCAAGGCGCAGCGCCTGAACGGTTGCCTGCGCATTTATACCGAAGACCGTACCGCCTTGATCTTTTACAAGGAAGGAGCCCCACTTGGATTTTTCCACGATGGCTCTACCGATATTGAAACGTCAGCTAGTGAGTCGCAAAAAATAGCCGGATTACCCGGAGCGAAGATTGATGTTCTTTCGACGAAAAGTGCCGATGAATTGATGCATTATGATCTTTTGGAAATGGTGAATGTTGCTAAGCTCTGGGAGTCGACCGCCAGCAGGTTCGCCTCGGAGCGTGAAAAGATCAGAAAAGAAGCCCAAGCGGTTGATAAGCAGCAAGCGGAATCAGTGTTAAATGAGCTGGAAGATGACCTTAAAGAGGTCGCGATGGCATATGTCGGTAAAATGGGCGCCACGCTGATTGAAAAGGAATTGAATGACCGCGGCGGGAGAAAAGCGCTTCTCGATGCTGCCAGTACGACTGCGTTTTTGGCAGGAGTTGAAAAGGGTGCAAAATTGCTTACCAGTATCTCTAAGACCAAGGAGATGCTGGAAACGATGAAGAACGAGATTGCCGACCGAATCAAATCATTATGA